In Herpetosiphonaceae bacterium, the genomic window AGCAGGCCTGGGCGGCGCTGAGCGCCGCGAGCGATGCGATCGTGGAGGGCGACGATGACGCACAGCAGGCGCTCCGCTTCGCGCAGTATCATCTTATCAGCGCGGCCAATCCCGACGATCCACATGTCTCGATCGGAGCGCGCGCCTTGACCGGCGATGCGTACCAGGGGCATGTCTTCTGGGATACCGAGATCTTTCTACTCCCGTTCTATACGCTGACCTGGCCGGAGGCGACCCGCGCCCTTTTGCTGTACCGCTGGCACACCCTGCCTGCCGCCCGCGAGAAAGCGCGGAGCTTCGGCTTCCAGGGCGCGTGGTATGCCTGGGAGTCCACCGATACCGGCGCGGAGGTCACGCCAACCCAGGTCCTGGCACCCGACGGGCAGATCGTCTTCGTACGCAATGGCACCAATGAGCTGCATATCAGCGCGGCGGTGGCGTATGCCGTCTGGCAGTACTGGCAGCTCACGGGCGACGACCGCTTTCTGCTCGATGCGGGCGCGGAGATGATCCTCGAAACGGCGCGCTTCTGGGCCAGCCGGGCCAGAGTGGCGCCTGACGGTCGCTTCCACATTCGCAACGTGATCGGTCCCGACGAATACCACGAGGGTGTAGACGACAACGCTTATACCAATGGCATGGCGCGCTGGAATATCATCTGCGGGCTGTATATTGCGGATCTGCTGCAACAGCGCTGGCCGGATCGCTGGGCCGCGCTGCGACGGCAGATCGAGTTGCGGACAGATGAGCTGACTGTGTGGCATGCGCTTGCCGAGACGGTGTTTAGCGGCTTCGATCCACGGACCAATCTGTTCGAGCAGTTCGCGGGCTACTTCGCGCTTGAGCCGATCGACCTTGGCGCATACGCAGAGCGCAATGCTCCGATGGATGTCATCCTTGGCCGGGAGCGGACGCAGCGCAGCCAGGTGATCAAGCAGGCAGATGTGCTGATGCTGCTGGCGCTGCTGTGGGATCAATTCCCGCCGAGCGTACATGCGGCCAATTTCGCGTACTACGAGGCGCGCTGTGGGCATGGGAGCTCGCTCAGCCCGGTGATCCATGCGCTCGTTGCTGCCCGGCTGGGAAAGGTGGATCGCGCGCTGCACTATTTCCAGCAGGCTGCCGCGATCGATCTGCGTGACGCGATGGGCAATACCGCGCTGGGGATTCATATCGCGACGCTGGGCGGGCTGTGGCAGGCGCTAGTCTTTGGCGTTGCGGGCCTGCGCTGTACGGATGAGCAGGTGCGCTGCGATCCGCACCTGCCGTCGACGTGGCGG contains:
- a CDS encoding glycosyl hydrolase family 65 protein translates to MLTAHAPDAVVQHWAEAALRVPDDPAWRMTVTGYQPALEHDIETRFSIGNGFIGVRGSLEIPTRASRPRTFIAGLFDTSPNDAAHSVLVAGPDWVQLKLIVAGAPLSIDSGTTLAHHRTLDFKRGVMIGEWQQRVPTGQTIRLRTLRCASLVTRTLALQLVEISVDQPTPLTLETGLDSDEDGLRAVSDDSTIKVWRTAHSTRYLAASTDATLTVGERCLRPAARIADRQRWHWIAQPDQPAVCVRFVALARGDSLDDARHTVRATLSDARQSGPMAVLAAHEQAWAALSAASDAIVEGDDDAQQALRFAQYHLISAANPDDPHVSIGARALTGDAYQGHVFWDTEIFLLPFYTLTWPEATRALLLYRWHTLPAAREKARSFGFQGAWYAWESTDTGAEVTPTQVLAPDGQIVFVRNGTNELHISAAVAYAVWQYWQLTGDDRFLLDAGAEMILETARFWASRARVAPDGRFHIRNVIGPDEYHEGVDDNAYTNGMARWNIICGLYIADLLQQRWPDRWAALRRQIELRTDELTVWHALAETVFSGFDPRTNLFEQFAGYFALEPIDLGAYAERNAPMDVILGRERTQRSQVIKQADVLMLLALLWDQFPPSVHAANFAYYEARCGHGSSLSPVIHALVAARLGKVDRALHYFQQAAAIDLRDAMGNTALGIHIATLGGLWQALVFGVAGLRCTDEQVRCDPHLPSTWRRLEVPARWRNRRIRVVIEHPLQIAVTLEDGASLPLVVGDLARTIQPHQTLRARWDGAEGRWQEVAL